The Coleofasciculus sp. FACHB-1120 genomic sequence CCCCATCAGTCGAAGACCTTTTAGCAGACTTACTCCGACTCCTCTGCAACGAGCAATCCATCGATTTCCCAAAAGATATTGGTCGCCGAATCCCCCAGTTAATCTCCCAGTTAATTGAGTCTCTGCGATTTCCCAAAGGGACGAACCCTTCCACAGGTTCGCACCGATGTCTGCTGATTTTGGATGAAGTCGAAACGATTCTAGGTGCTGGTCAAGCAACTGGATATTATCGAGAAGGATATGAAGGCTACAGCGAGCTATTCAGACGAGTGGGGAGAGAGCGCCACAATAGCTGCTTAATCCTAATCGGTCGGGAGCAACCGAATGAAGTTGGATTAATGCAAGGAGAAACTCCCATCGTTCGTTCATTACTCCTATCCGATCTCAAGGATACAGACGCTTGGCAAATATTTAGAGCCAAAGGTTTGTCAGACGAGAATCACTGGAGAAGCCTTTTTCAAATCTATCGGGGGAATCCCTTAATCCTAAATATTATTGCCAGTTATATAAAAGACTCCTTTGCTGGCAAAGTTTCTGATTTCCTAAAACTAGAAACAATTTTTTTGGGCGACATCCATCTGATTTTAGATACTTCCTGGCAACGACTATCAAATTTTCAAAAAGAAATTATGTTTAATTTAGCAGCTCATCTCAACCCTAGCTCAATCTTTAAATTAAAAGAGGAAATTAATCAAACTGTTTCAACTTCAGAAATCATGGAAGCGATTCAAGCATTAGAACGTCGTTCGCTGATAGAAAAGCAAATCGAATCCAATGAAGTTATTTATACGCTTCAGCCGGTTGTAAGAAGGTATGTTAAAAGAAAAATTAATTAACTGACGGTTAAACAATAAAGTTATTTTGCGCGAGAAGTTATAATTCTATAACATTCCCACTCAAATCGGGATGGTGTATTTGCCGTGAGTTATTGCATCAATCCCAACTGCCGCAATTTCAACGAGCCTGGTAATCAAAGCACTTGTCCTGACTGTGGCTGTGAAAGTTTAGTAGAAGGACGCTATCGGGTCATCCGACGTTTGGGCAAAGGAGGCTTTGGTCAAACCTTTGAGGTGGAGGACGTGCGCCAGGAAGGCACAAAAAAAGTCCTGAAAATTTTGCTCACCGACTATGAAAAGGCAATCTGCCTATTTCAGCGAGAAGCCGAAGTTCTAAAGAAGTTGAATCATCAGGGAATTCCCAAAGTAGAGGCAGATGGATACTTCCAGTTATGCCACCTAAAGAGCGAAAAGCCCTTGCACTGCTTGGTGATGGAGAAAATTGAGGGGATCAACTTAAAAGAATGGTTGAGCAGCCGCAACTATGAATCTATCAGCGGAAAGCAAGCGATCGCTTGGTTGAAACAACTGGCAGAAATATTACAGCAAGTTCATCAAAGCAACTATTTTCACCGGGATATTAAGCCGTCTAACATTATGCTGCGACCGGATGATCAACTGGTGTTGATTGATTTTGGCGCAGTTCGGGAAGCTACAGAAACCTACCTGCACAAGTTAGCCGGAAGGGATGGCACAGCAATTATTTCCCACGGGTATACACCCCCAGAACAAGCCGATGGTAGAGCGGTTTCTAAATCTGATTTCTATGCTTTGGGACGCACCTTCGTTCATTTGTTGACAGGCATACATCCCCACGATCTGCCAGAAAACCCTCAAACAGGTCAGTTGAATTGGCGAAATAGTGCCCCACAGATTTCACCAGAGTTAGCAACTTTAATTAATGACCTGATGGCTCCTTTCTCAGGGAATCGACCTCAAAATGCCCAAGAAATCCTGCAACGCTTAGAGGAAATTGAGACGTCAATCCACAGCCATCGGCGGAGGCACCCTCCCGACGACACACTGACTTTGCTTCCTGGCGGCAATCGTCCAGACGAAGAACTTACCAGGATTATCTATTCAGGCAATTTAAGGCTTGTACTCATTGGGGCCGTGAGTGCAATTCTCCTATCAGTAATCGGAATAATCATCTATGTCATCGTGAAACAGCCAAGGGCTTGTGATGCAAATCTTGCAGACGATTTAAGTTGTGGAGAAGAAGTTTTAGTTCCCGGTTTTAAAGGCTCTCTCAAGCAAAAAGGCGTGCAAAAATTTGCCAGTGGTCAATATGCTG encodes the following:
- a CDS encoding NB-ARC domain-containing protein is translated as MTVSWWQAALTTQATLKRFWQKKPIQQETFIHICQAVGIGNWKEIVDSGAVEEAEAPEMPILDWGEAPDVSGFYGRTEELAVLEKWIVADSCHLVTLSGMGGIGKTALSVMLAEQIQNEFDYFIWRSLRSAPSVEDLLADLLRLLCNEQSIDFPKDIGRRIPQLISQLIESLRFPKGTNPSTGSHRCLLILDEVETILGAGQATGYYREGYEGYSELFRRVGRERHNSCLILIGREQPNEVGLMQGETPIVRSLLLSDLKDTDAWQIFRAKGLSDENHWRSLFQIYRGNPLILNIIASYIKDSFAGKVSDFLKLETIFLGDIHLILDTSWQRLSNFQKEIMFNLAAHLNPSSIFKLKEEINQTVSTSEIMEAIQALERRSLIEKQIESNEVIYTLQPVVRRYVKRKIN